From the genome of Nicotiana sylvestris chromosome 2, ASM39365v2, whole genome shotgun sequence, one region includes:
- the LOC138886071 gene encoding uncharacterized protein: MRGHIQRHCRVSRQEAGRGTTQSSSPTAATSSAPSPARGAPAPTGRGAARGGAQSSGGPSRFYAMSGRQTAEASLDVVTGILTIQSHDVYALIDPGSTLSYVTPFVAMEFGIEPDQLHEPFLVSTPVGESITAARVYRGCVVTVRGRNTMTDLIKFGMVDFDVIMGMDWLYSCFAKLDCRTRTMRLEFPNEPVVEWKGDNVVPKG; the protein is encoded by the coding sequence atgaggggtcatattCAGAGGCATTGTCGTGTATCCCGCCAAGAAGCGGGTAGGGGCACAACACAGTCATCCAGTCCAACAGCTGCTACATCTTCAGCCCCTTCTCCAGCTCGAGGTGCCCCAGCACCCACAGGGcgtggtgcagctaggggtggtgcgcagagttcaggaggacccagtcgattctatgctatgagtggtcgccaAACCGCAGAGGCTTCtctagatgttgttacaggtattctgactatccaatctcatgatgtgtatgcacttattgaccctggttccaccttgtcctatgttacaccttttgttgctatggaatttgggatagaaccagaTCAGCTTCATGAGCCATTTTTGGTGTCTACTCCAGTTGGTGAATCAATTACGGCTGCTCGAGTTTATAGAGGTTGTGTTGTTACAGTGCGAGGTAGAAATACCATGACCGATCTTATTAAATTTgggatggttgattttgatgtaataatgggaatggattggctttattcgtgctttgccaaacttgattgtcgTACTAGAACcatgaggcttgaatttcctaatgagcccgttgttgaatggaagggagataat